From Amaranthus tricolor cultivar Red isolate AtriRed21 chromosome 4, ASM2621246v1, whole genome shotgun sequence:
GACATATTTTTCTTGTGAGAGAAATATTTTACCTGGACTTTGCTTGACTTGCATGCCAATGAAGTACTTCATAGCTCCGAGGTCTGTCATTTCATATTCTGACATCATTGTCTTTTTGAAGTCTTCTATCATCCTCAGATCGGTGCCTGTGTAGATTAGATCATCTACGTATAGGCATAAGATGAGAAAATTTGGCCCTTGGGTCTTGATATAGAGTGATGGCTCATTTGGGCTTTTTACAAAGCCATTTTGGAGAAGATATCCATCGATTTTGCTGTTCCAGGCTCGAGGGGCTTGCTTGAGCCCATAGATGGCTTTTCGAAGGCGATACACCTTATCTTCTTTTCCTTTGATTATATATCCTTGAGGTTGTTCGACATATACCTCTTCTTCTAGCTCCCCattgagaaatgctgatttgacatctaattgataaacttgcaatttaaaTTGGGCTGCTAGAGCTAGGACTGACCTGATTGTCTCCATACGGACAACTGGAGCATATGTCTCGTTGAAGTCAATTCCAGGTTGCTGTGAGTATCCTTTTGCAACTAGACGAGCTTTGTACTTTTGAATGGAGCCATCTTCATTGTGCTTGATCTTGTAAACCCATCTGAGACCGGTCACGTCCTTGTCTTGAGGTTTGTCAACAAGCTCCCATGTGTCGTTCTTTTCTATCATCTTAATCTCCTCGTTCATGGCTTCGATCCATCTTTCTTCTTGAGCTGCTTCTCCAAAGTTTTGTGGTTCTCCTGCAAAGAGTGCCATGATGGTGTGATTGCATTGATAATCTTCCAAGTAGCTTGGTGGACATCGATCTCGTTGTGATCTTCGAACTTGTTGAGCTGGGCTTGAGTGACTTGGCTCCAACCTTGAGCTTTGTGATGTAGATGGACTTCTTGGGCTCCTTGATGGTGTTTCTGGATTGGTTGATGGTGATGGACTTACAGATGATTGAGTTGGTGACTGAATTGGATCTTCTCCTTCATCTGGGCTTGGTGGTGGAATGACTTCTACTGGAACTTCAACATCGTTCTCGTTCCATTGCCATTGCGCCTTTTCATCGAATATGACATCTCTGGAGATGATCAACTCCTTGGATTCGGGCTGATAGAGACGATATCCTTTAGACTCGTCACTGTATCCAATGAAGATACATTTTTCTCCTTTTCTGTCTAGCTTATCCCGATTCTCCTTCGGGACGTGGGCATATGCAATGCACCCGAAAACTTTGAGGTGCTCAACCCTTGGCTTTGTTTTGTGCCAAGCTTCATACGGCGTCATGCTTCTTACCGCTTTTGTGGGAGACCTGTTAAGTATGTAAATAGCTGTGTGGacagcttctgcccaaaaatgttTAGGCAGATTTTTTCCTTGCATCATACTCCGAGCCATTTCAGTAATTGTCCTGTTTCTCCTTtctgcaacaccattttgttgtggtgtgcgTCTGACTGTGAGCTTCTTTTTGATGCCGtgttgtttacaaaatttgttgAATTCATTGCTTGTGAATTCTCCCCCACGATCGGTTCTTAGAACCTTTATTGAATGCCCACTTTGTTTTTCTGTTAGGGCTTTAAATTGCATGAAGTGGGATAAtgcttctgattttttctccaaGAAATACACCCACATCATGCGTGAAAAATCATCCACAATCAACAGAAAGTATCTTTTTCCGCCAAGACCCCATATATCAGCATGGACAAGCTCTAATGGAGCTTTAGCCCTCCATGATGAGGTTGGGAATAGTGATCTATGCATTTTGCCATAGATACAACCCtcacaaattttcttttcattagtgATTGGTGGTAGCCCAATCaccatttctctattttttaacagttttaaactgtcaaaatttaaatgtcCGAATCTCAAATGCCACAATTCGGATTCATTCACCATTGTACTTAGGGCAGTATTAAACTCCAATTGCATTTTAagtggaaaaattttatttggagCCATTTTAGTGGTAGTGATTAATTGCCCCTTTTTCTTATCATATATGTGGCAttgattattatcaaattttagcATATAGCCTTTTTGGACTAACTGACCCACACTTAACAAATTTTGTGCTAGCCCAGGGACATAAAAGACATCGGGGATGAATTTAGAGGAGCcgttttttgttttaacaacaattgttccttttccggcAACTACTTGGTTACTCCCATCACCAAGTGTTATTTGTGACTTTATATTTTCATCAAGATTAGCAAATGAATTTTTATTTCAGGTCATGTGGTTGGAGCAACCACTATCGATGTACCATGTGTCAGTTTGCTCTTCTTGAGCATTCAGACATGTGTAAAATAATTGATCATTATTTTCTGTGAAATTAGCCTCTTCCTTTTGCCGGAAATAACAATCTTTTTCAAAATGAGAGTGTCGAGTACATCTTTTGCATTTGTATCGACAATCTCTTGTATTAtgattgtttttcttgcataatATGCAATAAGAGTTGTTATCTCGGCTCCCTTGATTTTTATGATTTCCTCTCCCCCTACCACAGTTGTTAAAATTGCccttttttggttgaaaattatTACCGTggccatttatattttttccattattagaaaattttaatttagcctGAAAAGCTTGTTCGATTGGTTGCTCTTCAAATTTACGCATTCTTTCTTCATGTGCTAATAAAGAGCCCATTAATTCAGTCATGGTGAGTGAACTTAAATCTTTATTAGATTCTTCTATAGCAGCCACAATATGATCAAATTTTTTGGTTAAAgttcttaatattttttgaattattttaacatCTTCAATGGTGTCTCTATTGGATCGAATTTGGTTAACAATATTTGAGACTCGGTTGGTATATGATTGAATTGACTCATTATCGGTCATTTGCATACTATCAAATTGACCCCATAAAGATTATAGTTTGAAGAGTATTACCTTTTCCAAGCCTCGATATTTTGTCTCCAAAGTGCTCCATGCCTCCTTTGCAGTTGTGGCGGTCATGATTGTTGGTAGGATCGTCTCATCTACTCCACGATATATTATAGAGAGGGCATAATGATCCCTTATTTTGTTTTGCTTGTATTGACACTTTTTAGTGTCATCCCAAGAAGCCTCTTCATTGGCATCTTTGGGTTGTTCATAACCATCTTGAATAATTTCCCATATATCTTGGGTAatgaaaattgatttcatttgcATACTCCATTGATCAAATATCTCCCCCTTAAATATAGGTacccaattaacttggggattaaatatgtttgtgtttgtgtttaaaTTGGGGTTAGGGGAggccatttatatatatgtggagTTGGTATTGATATGAAATTTGGATGAtatatgattgaaaaaaaaaggctTTGGATTAGTggctcttgataccaaatgtTAGAATTAATATGCGGAAGTTGTAGtggattattgattttgattaataaatattgaagatgctagtatgaaaaataaagaggagagttgatggcttttgtgaaaaaaagttttttgtatTATGTGGCTTGGTTACAAATGAGAGCATgcaacacatatatatagtgctTCTATGTTGGTGCTTTCACCATCATTATGTTTCTAGTCTTTTCTACAACTTGTAGATATTTCTAGATTATTAGCTTTAGAGTGTTAGTCTAGATAGTTCTAGGAtatcatagaattttttttttacttacttCTTGATACATTACTctctagatttttctagattacattatttaacaatttttgtCTAGGTTTTCCAAACTCTTATTTGCCAAGTGACACGTGGAATTTTCCGATCTtttaactaaattttatgattttatgatatattataataaaattgttgatattttaaatattttataaaaacaaacaCCTAATAGTTCATATTATAtagcaaaaaaatattaattatacctAAGTTTAATAAACTCtatattttaaaactaattaaaataagatataattttataaatttttcttaaaattatagtgttaatttcattaatttaattatttgaatgatttaatttaataaaaaaaacccttaaaatttctTACAAAATTTTATACGCCTTATGGTTAGTATATATCCCAATTGATTGCATAAACTTTAGCTTATTAATATCCGCCAACACAAACAATTGACTTTTTACTAGACCAATATGGCTAGCCTAAACTTTAGCTTATAAAATATCGAAAAAGtattcaaaataattacatatatatattttataaaatatttacaagATTGAGGTGATTTGGATATGTATAAAGAAAGATTTTCATCgcgagggtagaaagcattatattAGAGGGTAAGaagagtcgaggaagacctacgAGAACTTAAGAtgagtaaataaaaattaacttacatgagttaaacctctctgaggacTTGACTATGGATAGGAGTAGTTGGAGGtgtcatatccatgttttagactactgatgtcctcttagattaccttttgtgtTCTTGCaatcttgcttctctcgtttcttttattattagttttttgttttcttttatttcgtagttggttctacttatttattttatttatagacttttaatttatctttcctgtatagttacgtctctttataTTTCTCGAGTCggaggactcctttggccgcgctctcctttatggatatAAGTTGCTGCGGTCCTTTCCTCCCTAGACCTTgtccataatttttctataagcgggatacactggataggatgatgatgatttacaTAAAATTTGAATTCACATAATTTTTCTAGACTTGACGTAAGAATTTTAAGTGTTAAATTAGactttttaaatcttaaaatagatattttaagacttaaatttgacaagtataaaattatttatccgACGAGGCGACCACATAAAAAGTTTTTTGTGATAAACGTGAAGGTACATTAGTAACCTAAATAACTTGGGATACATTGACAAAATGCTAATAAAACGGTTCATTGATAACTTTCCTTCCGTTTTACTTTGACAATCGGCACGCAAGGATCATCGTGATCTGAAGTTTTGAACAATCGGCGGCAAAGGGAGCGAGAGAGAGATGGCATCGGaaaataaagagagagaaagcaaAGGATATGCATGGGCAGTAGCTGCTGGCTTAAACGCTGCTTTAGCTGCTATCTCTGCTAAGTTTTTCTTTTCTCCGGTACTTATTTCTTTTCCCCCCACTGTTTTTCTCTAATTTCACTCAATAATCTTAACATTTGTTGCCATTATTTGATTACTTATACCGCTTTCATGAATCTTCTATGTATCTTATTGTTATTTGATTTGGGGAAAGTAAAGGTCTGGATTAAGATTGAACTTATCAAGTTATGATTTGGGAGAGTTTTGTTTAATAGGCATGTGAAAATTAGTCTTTTATAGAAAACAGATTTAAACTTgaattattttatgtatgaaCTATCATCTGACTTGCTGTTGGAAACGCTTAATTGAGCTTGATTCCTTTCAATTGTAATGATTTGTTGATTTAATTTTAGCTACAAAAGAGCCTGGGGTTGGAATTATTCAATTACCTTGTTTGCTACAAATTTAGGCTTATACACAAGATCCACACATCACACAAGAGTAAAGTTGACTGCATGCAGACCTGATGAGGTAGTAGGAGTAGTAgcccatcaagcttatatgttaCTTAACCTTCATGTTTGATGTGGGATCACATGTGGGTTAATTATTCAACAGTTTGGGTTTTAGTTTTCAATTAGGCTGATGGAATCCAATTGTGGTATGGTAAGATTTTACAACTCATAATTTAGGGTGTGTAGTGAATTCCTAAGTATCTAAGAAAAACCCACTCTGCGCCAAGAATGTTTCTTTTCACTACTTTACTATCTCTTACTATCATGTGTCTGTTTGTAGGGAAGATGGTAGTGAAAATCATTAAAGAAAAACCAACCAGAGTCTAGacatttttgtatgatttatgAGGAAGCCACCCACTTTTCGTGGGTGGTTAACCTCGGGGCTATGTGAGTGAACCCACACTCTATGTAATTGGGTGAGTCTAGATTGTAAGGCGAGGGCCACTGAGTCTAAACACTCACATAATATTCCttgtaatattatatatgaGGTCAAAGTCTCTATTATATATAGATTTGTGCAGAACAGTTGCTAAATTATTTCCATTTCCTGCTTCTGTCATATTTCAATTACCATAGTCACGTATCAGCCTTCTTTTTAAGTTCCTGCTACGCAAAAACCATTGGTTGTTGCAGGGAAACATACCGGACGTTGAAGTCATTTATATGTTAAACGGATGGAAGTAGTTGTTCATATGGGTATTTGGCTGATCGCAAGTGTATTTATTTGTAAATTGCAAAGTATTTCTAGTTGAAATACGTTGAGATTTGTAGAGTTTTAGCAACTGAAAAAGTTGCGCCTCATGTGGTATGAGTGACTTATGGGAAAAAGGCATTTCATATCAGGAGAAAGTGAGTATATTCTGGATCCTAGTTTCTAATGTTGCGATGGATCAAGAAAGAGTTATCAAAGGCGGAGGAGGCCTCTGAAATTTTGTAAATCAGAGCGTATTCTTTTATCGGATATAAACTTATTGAAAAAACTGTGAACCTTTTAGAAGCTATCTGAACTTCTACGGAAATGGTTGGGTTTGgctcttgtttttgtttttcaattcaaGCAAACCTGAGCTTACACAGTGTCAAACCAGATATTCATTTCCATGGCCATCTTGGATATGGGCGGACAACAATTTGTGTAGAAGTTTCAAGTCTCACTCTGGGTTGGGGCCCGTTCAAGGGTGGATCTATTGTTGTTGAATGATATCAACTGACAGCATTCAACTTATATATGAACCTAGAGATACCAATATATGTGATAGTTTAGTTGGTAGGACTAGGAGTTTTGCTCCGTGACAACATTGACCTGGGTTCAAGCCTCATTAAGTGTATTTTTCTAAACTCTAGAAAAAATACTTATCCATTTGCATTTTAACCgacattttttcaaaatattaatgatggcatttgattttgttttagatTCGCCTTTGGGCCCGTTGGAGGCGCTTTATTTAACCCTTAATTTCAAGGGTTAAAAAGGGTTAGGTTGAAAATCGAGCGGGTTGAAAACGGAGGTAATGTAGCTTTAGCTTTTATCACCTTTTTGGCCAAATATTCCGATTTTGTCAAATGGTAAAGCAAGTCACTCCCATGTTACCTTCTGTCGCATTTGTAGAAAACAAACTGGggtttcatgattatatgcgtGATTAACTTCTTAGGTCATGATATCTTTATAGTTGCTCTAATGATCGTACTGGATGGAAATGCAATTTtcatattattgttaataaatcCATCCTTTGCCTGTGTAACTGCATTCTCTTGTCTCTGGAGGAAAAATGAGTGAATATTTAAATGATATGAATCTATTCACCAGCTTGTCAAATACAGTTTTGTTATTATGTTCAATGTCACAATGTGGGGATGCTACGTCAACAGCCTTAGAGCATTGTCATCTTTACAAGCTACAGTGACAAACTTTGCAACTAACTTCCTTTCTTCTGGCCTGGCTGGTTTCTTTCTTTTTGGAGAAGTATTGTCACCCAAGGTAAAAACATGTCTGAATCTTGTAATTGGCCATTTTTTCAATCTCAACTTCTAAGTATTTCTTATATATTGGATCATTTATTGGACCGTCCTTTGACTATAATCTAATCACAATGTAAATTTCAAAGCATGTTCTGGCTACTGGCGAAGCTAATCTGTTATAAGAGGTGTTCAACAGGGCGGGTTGACCTAACGGGTCAAGGGTCAAgggtcgggtcacattttaATGGGTCATTAATGGGCCTTGGTGTAAAGGGCCCGGGCCgtataattataagaattaattgCGAAAAGAaatttaccactttttttttatatttgaaaatgatattattatatacgtAAGTGTGTTGACTCAATGAGCCATAaagtattataataaaaaaaaaaaaaactattttatgaactttttaaaaaaGGTCAAAGTGGGTCGGATTTAAACGGGCTTTGACCCGCCCCATTAAAATTTTGACCCAGCCcggcccgttgaacacctctatgtTATAGCCTTACAATTTACACAACAATACCAAAGTCTTAATCACATATGGGAATCTGTTTTAGCTTTTAAAAAATGGGTTTGCCTTTGGTAATTAAAATGTTGAGACCTTATATGTGGAACTTTGGTCTTAATCCCTTTTAGACAATCTAGAACACGATAAATGTGATTATATATCAGTTTGTGATGTATAATATGCAACACTTTGTCATCTATTTCACTGTGATTGCAATGAATTTTTAGCTACACCCTTGTGCTTTATCCCTTTGTTTTTATTAATGGAGCTCacatttatagttttttggttTAGGGTATAGTAGACTGTATTAATCTGGCCCACTAAACCTATGTGCTTCTCATTTAGGTAAAGTTACAAATGACGTTGACAATCTAGGGTCAATTGAAAACGACCTATTTTGTTATTACTTCCGTTGTCCCATGAAATTTGCCTCACTTTCCTCTTTACTCGGTCCCACAAACTTGCACCATTTTTATTTGTGAACATGACCCAGATTTCttctttaattctcatccaCACTTTTAACTTGCATTTtcatctcatccatacatttctCCAGTTTCCCATATAATACCACTTTATgcacttttcttaatttcccCACGCATTACCAATGGGGTAATTTTCATGGGACAGAGGCAGTACAAGGCTAAGGTTGTGAAAAATCTGACCCCTGAACTCTCCAGTTAATGGCATTAGGATCATGGAATCTTGTTGTATACCCTTGCGTTTTATATTTGTAAAGAGATTATGGTGGTTGATTTCGGTGTATATTTCTTAGGAAAATCTTATGTCAATGTCCATAGCAATGCATCTTCACCTTATTAGTTTTTAGAGCTTAAGATCCCATTGCAACTGATTGCTTTCTTAGGTTTGGTACAAAGTGGAATTTCTGAAGAAAATTCAAATAGAGAAGgaattgtataatttttttgggacttgaagtttttgaaattttatattgcCTTTAAAAATTGCAAGTTCAGACTCATTACTAGATTACATACATAAAGTTATCTCTACCAAGCAAGTAATTAAGCTTTTAATCTATTATGTTTCATTCCTTACTAGCTTCTCGAGTCTCGACACTCTTTGTCTCCAACCGATGCATTACCTGTAATGATTTTTCAAATTCGAATGATAATGTAGATTAGTATGATTTTGTGATAAATGTGACTTTTTCGGTGAGTATAGCATATTAAGGAATATTTATAGCCTTCTTTTTGTATAAACCCATTTATTCATCGTTAAAAAGTTTTGACTTAATCAATTCATTTGATAAAAAAGTTCTAAAGAGAGTTTTTaggacaaaatattaaatataatatataattagtctGCTAACTGTGGTTATATAGATGCTTTTTATGAAATATTCTTAATTAAGGGTGTAAGAGCTTTAGCTGAactaattttttcttttgatagACGAATAATTGATGGGATTCCGAATTGTTTTGGTGTTACAAAATTGCCGTGCCAACTAAATTTCTCCAATGGTGCCAACTAAATTTCTCCAATTCTCCATTTTTGGCAACAGTGGTTCGCAGGTGCGTTGCTAATTGTAGTTGGTGTTGTCGTTCTCTCTAAATCAAGCATAGAGAAGAAAGAACGCACGGATTAGATATAAGGCTATGGCAATTCATCATGCGAAATCTCAATTGTTGTGGTGCAATTGACAGCCAGTCCTCCACTAATCAAAAGCGTCTGTCAATTCATCGTGCGAAATTATCAACAAATTGTGAAGAGTGTTAATTCTGTGTGTGGAGTAGAAGATGAATGAAGCAGAATGTCTGTGATCCATGAATCTTCA
This genomic window contains:
- the LOC130811554 gene encoding uncharacterized protein LOC130811554 isoform X2 — protein: MASENKERESKGYAWAVAAGLNAALAAISAKFFFSPLVKYSFVIMFNVTMWGCYVNSLRALSSLQATVTNFATNFLSSGLAGFFLFGEVLSPKTNN
- the LOC130811554 gene encoding uncharacterized protein LOC130811554 isoform X1, with product MASENKERESKGYAWAVAAGLNAALAAISAKFFFSPLVKYSFVIMFNVTMWGCYVNSLRALSSLQATVTNFATNFLSSGLAGFFLFGEVLSPKWFAGALLIVVGVVVLSKSSIEKKERTD